One stretch of Macaca nemestrina isolate mMacNem1 chromosome 17, mMacNem.hap1, whole genome shotgun sequence DNA includes these proteins:
- the LOC105472299 gene encoding proline-rich protein 15-like protein translates to MTTEIGWWKLTFLRKKKSTPKVLYEIPDTYAQTEGGAEPPRPDAGGPNSDFNTRLEKIVDKSTKGKHVKVSNSGRFKEKKKVRATLAENPNLFDDHEEGRSSK, encoded by the coding sequence ATGACGACTGAAATTGGTTGGTGGAAGCTGACTTTCCTCCGGAAAAAGAAATCCACTCCCAAGGTGCTGTATGAGATCCCTGACACCTATGCCCAAACAGAGGGAGGCGCAGAACCCCCAAGGCCTGACGCTGGAGGCCCCAACAGCGACTTTAACACCCGCCTGGAGAAGATCGTGGACAAGAGTACAAAGGGCAAGCACGTCAAGGTCTCCAACTCGGGACGCTtcaaggagaagaagaaagtgaGAGCCACGCTGGCAGAGAACCCTAACCTTTTTGATGATCACGAGGAAGGACGGTCATCAAAGTGA
- the LOC105472300 gene encoding pyridoxine-5'-phosphate oxidase isoform X2: MTCRLRGVTATFGRPAEWPGYLRHLRGRSAAMDLGPMRKSYRGDREAFEETHLTSLDPLKQFAAWFEEAVQCPDIGEANAMCLATCTRDGKPSARMLLLKGFGKDGFRFFTNFESRKGKELDSNPFASLVFYWEPLNRQVRVEGPVKKLPEEEAECYFHSRPKSSQIGAVVSHQSSVIPDREYLRKKNEELEQLYEDQEVPKPKSWGGYVLYPQVMEFWQGQTNRLHDRIVFRRGLPTGDSPLGPMTHRGEEDWLYERLAP, translated from the exons ATGACGTGCCGGCTGCGGGGCGTCACAGCGACGTTCGGGCGACCTGCCGAGTGGCCAGGCTACCTCCGTCACCTGCGTGGTCGCAGTGCTGCCATGGACCTGGGACCCATGCGCAAGAGTTACCGCGGGGACCGAGAG GCATTTGAGGAGACTCATCTGACCTCCCTTGACCCACTGAAACAGTTTGCTGCCTGGTTTGAGGAGGCTGTTCAGTGTCCTGACATAGGGGAAGCAAATGCCATGTGTCTGGCTACCTGTACCAG AGATGGAAAACCCTCTGCTCGCATGTTGCTACTGAAGGGCTTTGGGAAAGATGGCTTCCGCTTCTTCACTAACTTCGAGAGTCGAAAAGGAAAAGAGCTG GACTCGAATCCCTTTGCTTCCCTTGTCTTCTACTGGGAGCCACTTAACCGTCAG GTGCGTGTGGAAGGCCCTGTGAAGAAGCTGCCGGAGGAGGAGGCTGAGTGCTACTTCCACTCCCGCCCCAAGAGCAGCCAGATTGGGGCTGTGGTCAGCCACCAGAGTTCTGTGATCCCTGATCGGGAG tatctgagaaagaaaaatgaggaactGGAACAGCTCTACGAGGATCAAGAGGTGCCCAAGCCAAAATCCTG GGGTGGCTATGTCCTGTACCCTCAGGTGATGGAGTTCTGGCAAGGTCAAACCAACCGCCTGCATGACCGGATAGTCTTTCGGCGGGGCCTGCCCACAGGAGATTCCCCTTTGGGGCCCATGACCCACCGCGGGGAGGAAGACTGGCTCTATGAGAGACTTGCACCTTGA